The proteins below come from a single Hyphomicrobium denitrificans ATCC 51888 genomic window:
- a CDS encoding deoxyguanosinetriphosphate triphosphohydrolase — translation MPTRLKPGADLADYGQNLRPGERVPANYAASAVPSRGRLAAEPDCTTRSPFQRDRDRVLHSSAFRRLAYKTQVFLPHEGDHYRTRLTHTLEVAQIARTMARQLRLDEDLAETIALAHDLGHSPFGHAGERALDTAMTDFGGFDHNAQSVRVVTKLERKYLAFDGLNLTWETLEGLVKHNGPVKASRSAVAKVVRQFDDWRPLDLDKWASAEAQVASLADDIAYLSHDVDDGLRAGLISLGALAETPLAGGMAREVMSLGKTVETGRVIYEITRRMITVMVGDVIDESRRRLAALAPSSADDIRHAGKATVAFSGEMFADLAQLRKFLFKSVYHHRKVLDVMERAEQIVRDLFARYNADPAALPEDWRDAALSLDANGRARLACDFLAGQTDRYAIAEYRRLFDATAELR, via the coding sequence ATGCCAACCAGGTTAAAGCCGGGCGCCGACCTCGCAGATTACGGCCAGAATCTGCGACCGGGTGAGCGCGTACCGGCCAATTATGCCGCCAGCGCCGTGCCGTCTCGGGGACGGCTTGCGGCCGAGCCGGACTGTACAACCCGCAGTCCGTTTCAGCGTGACCGCGATCGCGTGCTGCATTCCTCGGCCTTCCGGCGGCTGGCGTACAAAACACAGGTGTTCCTGCCGCACGAGGGTGATCATTACCGCACGCGCCTGACGCATACGCTGGAAGTGGCGCAGATCGCACGAACGATGGCGCGGCAGCTCAGGCTCGACGAGGATCTCGCGGAGACGATCGCGCTGGCGCACGATCTCGGACACTCGCCATTCGGTCACGCGGGCGAACGCGCGCTCGACACCGCCATGACGGATTTCGGCGGCTTCGATCACAATGCGCAGTCGGTTCGCGTCGTCACCAAGCTCGAGCGCAAGTACCTAGCGTTCGACGGGCTCAATCTGACTTGGGAGACGCTCGAAGGGCTGGTGAAGCACAACGGGCCGGTCAAGGCTTCGCGGTCGGCGGTCGCGAAAGTCGTGCGCCAGTTCGACGATTGGCGGCCTCTCGATCTCGACAAGTGGGCGTCGGCGGAAGCGCAGGTCGCGAGCCTTGCGGATGACATCGCGTACCTTTCGCACGACGTTGACGACGGATTGCGCGCCGGGTTGATCTCGCTCGGCGCTTTGGCCGAGACGCCGCTCGCCGGCGGCATGGCGCGGGAGGTCATGTCGCTCGGAAAGACGGTCGAGACCGGTCGGGTGATCTACGAAATCACACGCCGGATGATCACGGTGATGGTCGGCGATGTGATCGACGAAAGCCGCCGCAGACTTGCAGCGCTCGCGCCGTCGTCGGCGGACGATATCCGCCATGCGGGTAAGGCGACGGTGGCGTTCTCCGGGGAGATGTTCGCGGACCTCGCTCAGCTGCGGAAGTTTCTGTTCAAGTCCGTCTATCACCATCGCAAGGTGCTCGACGTGATGGAACGTGCCGAGCAGATCGTGCGCGATCTGTTTGCCCGCTACAACGCCGATCCCGCGGCGCTCCCGGAGGACTGGCGCGACGCTGCGTTAAGCCTCGATGCCAACGGCCGGGCGCGGCTGGCATGCGACTTCCTTGCGGGGCAGACGGACCGTTACGCCATCGCCGAATACCGCCGATTGTTTGACGCCACGGCGGAACTGCGATAG
- the argS gene encoding arginine--tRNA ligase — MNVFSEVEARVRAALEALKTEGVLPSDLALPEFDAEPPRDASHGDIAVNAALVLAKAAKKKPRDIADALKAKLEAHGDIQKIEVAGPGFLNITFKPEVWHGLVRDILSEGGRYGAGSSRGDGKLNVEYVSANPTGPMHVGHCRGAVFGDALANLLVFAGYDVTREYYINDAGGQVNVLARSAFLRYREALGEDIGAIPEGLYPGDYLKPVGEALAKEHGPSLINMPEERWLPIVRSIAIEKMMAMIKDDLAALNIRHDVFFSEASLQADGKDQIKAAIAELEKKGLIYEGKLEKPKGHDDDDWEDRVQTLFKSTDFGDDEDRALKKSDGTYTYFAGDVAYHYDKLSRGFRHLINVFGADHVGYIPRIKAVVAALSDKTADLDVKVVQLVRLFKAGEPYKMSKRAGTFVTLRDVVDEVGRDPVRYMMLYRKNQETLDFDFAKVTEQSKDNPVFYVQYAHARSASVLRNAVEQIPGLDVSVDVLRRADLSLLTDTGEIDLIKRLASFPRLVEGAASAHEPHRIAFYLYDLASALHSQWTRGNDSPHLRFIQSNDGVATSARLALIAATKTVIKSGLDVLGVEAPDAMR, encoded by the coding sequence ATGAACGTTTTTTCCGAAGTTGAAGCACGGGTCAGAGCTGCGCTCGAGGCGCTGAAGACCGAAGGCGTGCTGCCGTCCGACCTCGCGCTGCCGGAATTCGATGCGGAGCCGCCGCGCGATGCGAGTCACGGCGACATCGCGGTCAATGCCGCGCTCGTGCTCGCCAAGGCGGCGAAGAAGAAGCCGCGCGATATCGCGGACGCCTTGAAAGCGAAACTCGAAGCGCACGGCGATATCCAGAAGATCGAGGTCGCGGGACCGGGCTTTCTCAACATCACATTCAAGCCTGAAGTCTGGCACGGTCTCGTGCGCGACATTCTCAGCGAAGGTGGACGATACGGAGCGGGCTCATCGCGCGGCGACGGCAAGCTCAACGTCGAATACGTGTCGGCCAATCCGACAGGTCCGATGCACGTCGGTCATTGCCGTGGCGCGGTGTTCGGCGATGCGCTCGCCAACCTGCTCGTGTTCGCAGGCTACGATGTCACGCGCGAATACTACATCAACGACGCGGGCGGGCAGGTGAACGTGCTCGCGCGTTCGGCGTTCCTCCGCTACCGCGAGGCGCTGGGCGAAGACATCGGCGCGATCCCTGAAGGGCTCTATCCCGGCGACTATCTGAAGCCGGTCGGCGAAGCGCTCGCCAAAGAGCACGGGCCGTCGCTCATCAACATGCCGGAAGAGCGCTGGCTGCCGATCGTTCGCTCCATCGCAATCGAAAAGATGATGGCGATGATCAAGGACGATCTCGCCGCGCTCAACATCCGGCACGATGTCTTCTTCTCGGAAGCCTCGCTGCAAGCGGACGGCAAGGATCAGATCAAGGCGGCGATCGCGGAGCTCGAGAAGAAGGGGCTCATCTACGAAGGCAAGCTCGAGAAGCCCAAGGGACACGATGACGACGATTGGGAAGACCGGGTTCAGACGCTCTTCAAATCGACGGACTTCGGAGACGACGAAGATCGCGCGCTGAAGAAGTCGGACGGCACCTACACGTATTTCGCGGGCGACGTCGCCTATCACTACGACAAGTTGAGCCGCGGCTTCCGTCACCTGATCAACGTCTTCGGGGCCGATCACGTCGGCTACATACCGCGCATCAAGGCGGTCGTCGCCGCGCTTTCCGATAAGACGGCTGACCTCGACGTGAAGGTAGTGCAACTCGTCAGGCTCTTTAAAGCGGGTGAGCCCTATAAGATGTCGAAGCGCGCCGGGACATTCGTGACGCTGCGCGACGTCGTCGACGAAGTCGGCCGCGATCCGGTCCGCTACATGATGCTTTACCGGAAGAACCAGGAAACGCTCGATTTCGATTTCGCGAAGGTGACCGAACAGTCGAAGGACAATCCTGTCTTCTACGTGCAATACGCGCATGCGAGATCGGCGAGCGTACTGCGAAACGCCGTCGAACAGATCCCGGGACTCGATGTGTCCGTCGACGTGTTGCGGCGCGCCGACCTGTCGCTGCTGACCGATACTGGTGAAATCGATCTCATCAAGCGGTTGGCGAGCTTCCCGCGATTGGTCGAGGGCGCGGCTTCGGCACACGAGCCGCACCGGATCGCGTTCTATCTCTACGATCTCGCGAGTGCGCTACATTCGCAGTGGACCCGCGGCAACGATTCGCCACATTTGAGATTTATTCAATCAAATGACGGGGTTGCGACTTCCGCGCGGCTCGCGCTGATTGCCGCCACAAAGACGGTGATAAAATCGGGACTGGATGTCCTTGGCGTCGAGGCGCCCGATGCGATGCGCTAA
- a CDS encoding twin-arginine translocase TatA/TatE family subunit, with protein sequence MGFSAQHLLLFLIIALLLFGRGKISELMGDVAKGIKSFKKGMAEDEDPSRPVPRTIENEASNPDRTKVS encoded by the coding sequence ATGGGTTTTAGTGCACAACACCTGCTTCTGTTCCTGATCATTGCTCTGCTGCTTTTCGGGCGCGGCAAGATTTCGGAACTCATGGGCGACGTCGCGAAGGGCATCAAGAGCTTCAAGAAAGGCATGGCGGAGGACGAGGATCCTTCCCGGCCGGTGCCGCGCACGATCGAGAATGAAGCGTCCAATCCGGATCGCACGAAGGTCAGCTAA
- the erpA gene encoding iron-sulfur cluster insertion protein ErpA gives MTVTVTEQAATRISEIAGSEPGSPVLRVSVEGGGCSGFQYKFDLTNARAADDFVIERAGAVVVIDPVSLQYMEGAEIDFVDDLIGAAFKIKNPVATASCGCGTSFSV, from the coding sequence ATGACCGTCACCGTAACCGAACAAGCCGCAACACGAATTTCCGAAATCGCAGGCAGCGAACCGGGATCGCCCGTTCTGCGTGTTTCCGTCGAGGGTGGCGGCTGCTCCGGATTTCAGTACAAATTCGATCTAACCAACGCGCGCGCCGCCGACGATTTCGTCATCGAACGGGCCGGCGCTGTCGTCGTCATCGATCCGGTCTCGCTGCAATACATGGAAGGCGCCGAGATCGACTTCGTCGACGATCTGATCGGCGCCGCCTTCAAGATCAAGAACCCGGTTGCGACCGCATCGTGCGGTTGCGGCACCAGCTTCTCCGTCTGA
- a CDS encoding SPOR domain-containing protein: protein MSSQNSFQRPAGGRPAANPADQDRLRQPSWVNPQAQSGYPQQQGSAWPPQQPPSSSHDAYGQHPGFGQPQAPQQPADYGQWGALQPGYQSGQSHQPSPAAADPYAPQFEPYVAPGSTPYGQSGYDQQPSAPQWPGRAGASDPRGFDAGGYGNAGYAPSQGGHGAGFADPYSQDHELSAADWAGQPSEFDHDPYAQQGRGNNLGFATAEGGELDQAYGEDDGEYEDEPAPRSRRPMVIMMALAGAILIGGGMAYGYKKLGSSGPQGEPPIIKSEDFPSKTKPADAGGKTFPYSDTKIMGRLGDGTSSEQADAAPDQSPPPGDTAQSASADESAAGGPRKVSTLVVGRDGSIQSPPPEEPVQHAASVPGTALVDVFGQNGHGAPDHIRDEPQSRPATPVSGDDTPAPMKKVAVTPVKINGASASKSATGSIDGSGTPAPPKKLKKVAKAETATTSDAYSESAAPVTSSGGGTGFVAVLASVPHSASSRIDALKRFADMQQKYSTALAGKTPDIATANLGAKGNFDRLVVGPPGSRQEASNVCAQLKAQGYSSCWVTSY, encoded by the coding sequence ATGTCCTCGCAGAATTCGTTCCAGCGGCCGGCCGGGGGAAGGCCTGCTGCAAATCCTGCCGATCAGGACCGTCTGCGCCAGCCTTCCTGGGTCAATCCTCAAGCTCAATCCGGTTATCCACAGCAACAGGGCAGCGCGTGGCCGCCGCAACAGCCGCCGTCGTCGTCACACGATGCCTATGGTCAGCATCCGGGCTTCGGCCAGCCGCAAGCGCCGCAGCAGCCGGCCGACTACGGCCAGTGGGGCGCGTTGCAGCCAGGCTATCAGAGCGGACAGAGCCATCAACCAAGCCCCGCCGCAGCTGATCCGTATGCGCCGCAATTCGAACCTTATGTCGCCCCCGGCAGCACGCCTTATGGGCAGAGCGGTTACGATCAGCAGCCAAGCGCGCCGCAATGGCCGGGCCGGGCAGGGGCTTCCGATCCCCGCGGTTTCGACGCCGGTGGGTACGGCAACGCCGGGTATGCGCCGTCGCAAGGCGGCCATGGGGCAGGCTTTGCCGATCCCTATAGCCAGGACCATGAGCTGAGTGCCGCCGACTGGGCGGGCCAGCCGAGCGAATTCGATCACGATCCGTATGCGCAGCAGGGCCGCGGCAACAACCTCGGCTTTGCGACGGCCGAAGGCGGCGAACTCGATCAGGCCTACGGCGAAGATGACGGCGAGTACGAGGACGAGCCCGCGCCGCGCAGCCGGCGGCCGATGGTGATCATGATGGCGCTGGCGGGAGCAATCCTCATCGGCGGAGGCATGGCGTACGGCTACAAAAAGCTCGGTTCGTCCGGGCCGCAGGGCGAACCGCCGATCATCAAGAGCGAAGATTTTCCATCCAAGACAAAGCCGGCGGATGCAGGGGGAAAAACCTTCCCCTACTCGGATACCAAGATCATGGGCAGGCTCGGCGACGGAACTTCGTCCGAGCAGGCCGACGCGGCGCCGGATCAGTCGCCGCCGCCGGGCGATACCGCGCAGTCAGCGTCTGCTGATGAGTCTGCCGCCGGTGGCCCGCGCAAGGTTTCGACGCTGGTCGTCGGCCGTGACGGATCGATCCAATCGCCGCCGCCCGAGGAACCTGTGCAGCATGCGGCGTCCGTGCCGGGCACGGCGCTGGTCGACGTTTTCGGCCAGAACGGGCACGGCGCGCCGGATCATATCCGCGATGAACCGCAATCCAGGCCGGCGACGCCGGTCAGCGGCGACGACACGCCGGCTCCGATGAAAAAGGTTGCTGTGACGCCGGTCAAAATCAACGGCGCCTCGGCTTCCAAGTCGGCGACCGGCAGCATCGACGGTTCGGGAACACCAGCGCCGCCTAAAAAGCTGAAGAAAGTCGCCAAGGCCGAAACGGCCACCACTTCGGATGCCTATTCCGAATCGGCTGCACCGGTGACGTCGTCCGGCGGAGGCACGGGATTTGTCGCGGTGCTCGCATCCGTGCCGCATTCGGCGTCGAGCCGTATCGACGCCTTGAAGCGCTTCGCCGACATGCAGCAGAAGTATTCGACGGCGCTGGCCGGCAAGACGCCTGACATCGCGACGGCCAATCTCGGCGCCAAGGGCAACTTCGATCGTCTTGTCGTCGGGCCGCCCGGTTCGCGGCAGGAAGCCAGCAACGTTTGCGCGCAACTGAAAGCGCAAGGCTATTCGAGCTGCTGGGTCACGTCATACTGA
- the xth gene encoding exodeoxyribonuclease III produces MILATWNINGVKARLESALTYLRQQSPDVICFQEIKSVDDGFPTSAFQDIGYNVATNGQKGFNGVAILSKSPLEDVVRGLPGDDADQHARWIEASVPLGDRMVRVVSLYLPNGNPIGTEKFSYKLAWMARMRLRAKQLQQDEMPLVLAGDFNVIPESVDAKRPAAWVNDALFQPESRAAWRTLVNEGFTDATRACHPGPGVYTFWDYQAGAFQKDDGIRIDHILLSSQAADLLVASGIDRATRAQEKPSDHVPVWVKLAG; encoded by the coding sequence ATGATCCTCGCCACGTGGAATATCAACGGCGTCAAGGCCCGCCTCGAGTCGGCGCTGACGTATCTGCGCCAGCAGTCTCCGGACGTCATCTGCTTCCAGGAGATCAAATCCGTCGACGACGGGTTTCCGACGTCGGCGTTTCAGGACATCGGCTACAACGTTGCGACCAACGGCCAGAAGGGTTTCAACGGCGTCGCGATCCTCTCGAAGTCGCCGCTCGAAGACGTGGTGCGCGGACTTCCGGGCGATGACGCCGATCAGCATGCCCGCTGGATCGAGGCGTCCGTTCCGCTCGGCGATCGCATGGTCCGCGTCGTCTCGCTTTATCTGCCGAACGGCAATCCGATCGGCACCGAGAAGTTCTCCTACAAGCTTGCCTGGATGGCGCGCATGCGGCTCCGGGCAAAGCAACTGCAGCAAGATGAAATGCCGCTCGTGCTCGCAGGCGACTTCAACGTCATTCCGGAATCCGTCGACGCCAAGCGTCCGGCGGCGTGGGTCAACGACGCATTGTTCCAGCCGGAAAGCCGCGCGGCCTGGCGCACGCTGGTGAACGAAGGCTTCACGGACGCAACGCGCGCCTGCCATCCGGGTCCCGGCGTCTACACGTTCTGGGACTATCAGGCCGGCGCCTTCCAGAAGGACGACGGCATCCGCATCGACCACATCCTGCTCTCGAGCCAGGCCGCCGATCTGCTCGTGGCGTCAGGCATCGATCGCGCGACACGCGCGCAGGAAAAGCCGTCCGATCACGTGCCCGTTTGGGTCAAGCTCGCGGGCTAG
- the scpB gene encoding SMC-Scp complex subunit ScpB: MVPPRLSVVSDNSRGIDVMSANDDADNAHERTVPDALSDPEAAVDRLSKTARRQKLRRLEALLFASTEPVDAKSLMRCLDAGDDVNALLKELQDDYKDRGVALVRVAGRWQFRTADDLSYLLERQQKEERKLSKAALETLAIIAYHQPVTRAEIEEIRGVSTSPGTLDVLMETAWIRPRGRRRAPGRPLTYGTTETFLVHFGLDTIKDLPGLADLKAAGLLDANLPPNFTMPAPTDVAALMPDELPLSDDGDENSEEEQALLPLDEETGEDGDGSRAEPTDSETT, from the coding sequence ATGGTTCCGCCGAGACTGAGTGTCGTGTCGGACAATAGCCGCGGGATTGATGTGATGTCGGCAAACGATGATGCCGATAATGCGCATGAGCGAACCGTCCCTGACGCGCTGAGCGATCCGGAGGCCGCCGTCGATCGTCTTTCGAAGACTGCCCGGCGTCAGAAGCTTCGCCGTCTGGAAGCGCTGCTCTTTGCGTCCACAGAACCGGTCGACGCAAAATCTCTGATGCGCTGTCTCGATGCTGGCGACGACGTCAACGCGCTGCTCAAGGAACTGCAGGACGACTACAAGGATCGCGGCGTAGCGCTGGTCCGTGTCGCCGGGCGCTGGCAGTTTCGGACGGCGGACGATCTGTCCTATCTGCTCGAGCGGCAGCAAAAGGAAGAGCGCAAGCTGTCGAAGGCAGCGCTCGAGACGTTGGCGATCATCGCTTATCACCAGCCGGTGACGCGCGCCGAGATCGAGGAAATCCGTGGGGTTTCGACGTCGCCCGGCACGCTCGACGTGTTGATGGAGACGGCATGGATTCGCCCGCGGGGCCGCCGTCGTGCGCCCGGGCGTCCGCTGACCTATGGCACCACGGAAACGTTCCTCGTGCATTTCGGGCTCGATACGATCAAGGATCTGCCTGGCCTCGCCGATCTCAAGGCCGCCGGTCTGCTGGATGCCAATCTGCCGCCGAACTTCACGATGCCGGCGCCGACCGATGTCGCGGCGCTGATGCCGGATGAATTGCCCCTCTCCGACGATGGAGACGAGAACTCCGAGGAAGAGCAGGCGTTGCTGCCTCTCGACGAGGAAACCGGCGAAGACGGGGACGGCAGCCGCGCCGAGCCGACGGACAGCGAGACCACCTAG
- a CDS encoding segregation and condensation protein A, with protein sequence MIESIGQAETGAEAAGSQDWESPGLDSMPAAGEAFLVEIEGFEGPLDLLLALARTQKVDLAKISILALVEQYLAFIAEAQQLKLEIAADYLVMAAWLAFLKSRLLLPKDKEDPDTTSAEEMAQRLSFRLMRLNAMRDQAATLLTRHRLERDVFARGRPERIQVTRDTTYTATIYDLLKAYSEQRKRTIKVVHVVKARRVWSIKEARFRLERLVGATAGDWAQLDMFLDQFLPRNEEERTALASSFGATLEMAREGLIELRQDEPFAPIYMRKREAGAEWEKIG encoded by the coding sequence ATGATTGAATCGATAGGACAAGCCGAGACGGGCGCTGAGGCCGCTGGTTCGCAAGACTGGGAGAGCCCAGGCTTGGACAGCATGCCGGCCGCTGGTGAGGCATTCCTCGTCGAAATCGAGGGCTTCGAAGGGCCGCTCGATCTTCTGCTGGCGCTTGCGCGAACGCAGAAGGTCGATCTCGCCAAAATTTCCATTCTGGCGCTGGTCGAGCAGTATCTCGCGTTCATCGCTGAAGCGCAGCAGTTGAAGCTCGAGATCGCAGCCGACTATCTCGTCATGGCGGCCTGGCTTGCGTTTCTGAAATCGCGGCTGCTGCTGCCCAAGGACAAGGAAGATCCCGATACAACGTCGGCTGAGGAGATGGCGCAACGCCTGTCGTTCCGGCTGATGCGGCTCAACGCGATGCGCGATCAGGCGGCGACGCTGCTGACCCGGCATCGGCTGGAGCGCGACGTGTTCGCGCGCGGGCGGCCGGAGCGCATCCAGGTCACGCGCGACACGACCTATACCGCAACGATCTACGATCTTTTGAAGGCTTACTCCGAGCAGCGAAAGCGGACGATCAAGGTCGTTCACGTCGTCAAGGCACGGCGCGTCTGGTCGATCAAGGAAGCACGGTTCAGGCTTGAACGCCTCGTTGGCGCGACCGCCGGGGACTGGGCGCAGCTCGACATGTTCCTGGACCAGTTTCTCCCGCGCAACGAGGAGGAGCGCACGGCGCTGGCAAGCTCCTTCGGCGCGACGCTCGAAATGGCGCGGGAAGGGTTAATCGAGCTTCGGCAGGACGAGCCGTTCGCCCCGATTTATATGCGCAAACGTGAAGCAGGGGCGGAGTGGGAAAAGATCGGCTAG